A part of Neovison vison isolate M4711 chromosome 6, ASM_NN_V1, whole genome shotgun sequence genomic DNA contains:
- the LOC122908244 gene encoding keratin-associated protein 10-7-like, with translation MAASTLSVCSSDRSYGSRVCLPGSCDACPDSWQVDDCPESCCEPPCCAPSCCASTCCAPTCCAPSCLTLICTPASCGSSPCQSACTSCCQPSCCSSSPCQEDCGVSVCCKPVCCTPVCCTPVCCKPVCCTPVCCKPVCCTPVCCQTSPCSGSSCCQQSSCQPSCCSSSPCQPVCCTPVCCKPVCCTPVCCKPVCCTPVCSGPSSCCQPSPCSSSCCRPSSCVSLLCRPVCRPACCVPASSCCAPSSSCQSGCCRQASCVSLLCRPVCSRQACCVPASAQKSCC, from the coding sequence ATGGCCGCGTCCACCCTGTCCGTCTGCTCCAGCGACCGGAGCTACGGCAGCCGCGTCTGCCTGCCCGGCTCCTGTGACGCCTGCCCCGACTCCTGGCAGGTGGACGACTGCCCAGAGAGCTGCTGCGAGCCCCCCTGCTGTGCCCCCTCCTGCTGTGCCTCCACCTGCTGTGCCCCCACCTGCTGTGCCCCCTCCTGCCTGACCCTCATCTGCACCCCTGCAAGCTGCGGGTCCAGCCCCTGCCAGTCAGCCTGCACCAGCTgctgccagccctcctgctgcagctcctccccctgccaggaAGACTGCGGTGTGTCTGTCTGCTGCAAGCCCGTCTGCTGCACCCCTGTCTGCTGCACCCCTGTCTGCTGCAAGCCCGTCTGCTGCACCCCTGTCTGCTGCAAGCCCGTCTGCTGCACCCCTGTCTGCTGCCAgacctccccctgctcaggctcttcATGCTGCCAGCAGTCTAgctgccagccctcctgctgcagctcctccccctgccagccTGTCTGCTGCACCCCTGTCTGCTGCAAACCTGTCTGCTGCACCCCTGTCTGCTGCAAGCCCGTCTGCTGCACCCCTGTCTGCTCCGGGCCCTCGTCCTGctgccagcccagcccctgctcctcGTCCTGCTGCAGACCGTCCTCCTGCGTGTCCCTGCTCTGCCGCCCCGTGTGCAGGCCCGCCTGCTGCGTGCCCGCCTCCTCCTGCtgtgccccttcctcctcctgccagtCTGGCTGCTGCCGCCAGGCCTCCTGTGTGTCTCTGCTCTGCCGCCCCGTGTGCTCCCGCCAGGCCTGCTGTGTGCCCGCCTCGGCCCAGAAGTCCTGCTGCTGA
- the LOC122910373 gene encoding keratin-associated protein 10-8-like, with translation MATSTLSVCSSDRSYGSRVCLPGSCDACPDSWQVDDGPESCCEPPCCAPSCCAPSCCAPTCCAPSCCAPSCLTLICTPASCGSSPCQPACTSCCQPSCCSSSPCQEGCCVSVCCKPVCCTPVCCKPVCCTPVCCTPVCCKPVCCTPVCSGPSSCCQPSPCSSSCCRPSSCMSLLCRPVCRPTCCVPASAQKSCC, from the coding sequence ATGGCCACATCCACCCTGTCCGTCTGCTCCAGCGACCGGAGCTACGGCAGCCGCGTCTGCCTGCCCGGCTCCTGTGACGCCTGCCCCGACTCCTGGCAGGTGGACGACGGCCCAGAGAGCTGCTGCGAGCCCCCCTGCTGTGCCCCCTCCTGCTGTGCCCCCTCCTGCTGTGCCCCCACCTGCTGTGCCCCCTCCTGCTGTGCCCCCTCCTGTCTGACCCTCATCTGCACCCCTGCGAGCTGTGGGTCCAGCCCCTGCCAACCAGCCTGCACCAGCTgctgccagccctcctgctgcagctcctccccctgccaggaaggctgctgtgtgtctgtctgctGCAAGCCCGTCTGCTGCACCCCTGTGTGCTGCAAGCCCGTCTGCTGCACCCCTGTCTGCTGCACCCCTGTCTGCTGTAAGCCCGTCTGCTGCACCCCTGTCTGCTCCGGGCCCTCCTCCTGctgccagcccagcccctgctcctcGTCCTGCTGCAGACCGTCCTCCTGCATGTCCCTGCTCTGCCGCCCCGTGTGCAGGCCCACCTGCTGCGTGCCCGCCTCCGCCCAGAAGTCCTGCTGCTGA